From the Thermodesulfovibrio thiophilus DSM 17215 genome, one window contains:
- a CDS encoding RrF2 family transcriptional regulator produces the protein MTRETDYAIRTVLYLSGRENYFAKAEDISKTMDIPKSFLRKILKQLEKQGLLRIKRGVSGGITLIKKPEEITLYDTIIAVEKNVALNRCVVNKTVCRFSSQCPVHPVWFKLRDGLIKALKEINFSGLISQGTVL, from the coding sequence ATTACAAGAGAAACAGATTATGCCATCCGAACTGTCCTTTATCTTTCAGGAAGGGAAAATTATTTTGCAAAAGCAGAAGATATTTCAAAGACTATGGATATTCCCAAAAGCTTTTTAAGAAAGATTCTAAAACAGCTGGAAAAACAAGGTCTTCTAAGGATCAAAAGGGGAGTAAGTGGTGGTATAACATTAATAAAGAAACCGGAAGAAATAACGCTTTATGATACTATTATTGCAGTGGAAAAAAATGTTGCTCTTAACAGATGTGTGGTTAATAAAACAGTTTGTAGATTTTCGTCTCAATGTCCTGTGCATCCTGTATGGTTTAAGTTAAGGGACGGGTTAATTAAGGCATTAAAGGAGATTAATTTTTCAGGACTAATATCTCAAGGGACTGTCTTATAG
- a CDS encoding HD domain-containing protein: MNPVDIIKKYYNPDTLAFKILLNHSEKVAEKALQVAEKFKVDKNFIYEASMLHDIGIFMTDTPKLDCHGSFPYIAHGYLGREIVEKEGYPEHALVCERHTGVGITKEEIIKNKLPLPPLDMMPITTEQKIIAFADKFFSKEPDGSVRIRTVEEIIQDLSKYGEEKVNIFKNWLLIFEGTAYKTVP, translated from the coding sequence ATGAATCCCGTGGACATCATAAAAAAATATTACAATCCAGATACTCTGGCATTTAAAATACTATTAAATCACTCAGAAAAAGTTGCTGAAAAAGCATTGCAGGTTGCTGAGAAATTTAAAGTTGATAAAAATTTTATTTATGAAGCATCAATGCTACATGACATCGGAATTTTTATGACAGATACTCCAAAACTGGACTGTCATGGCAGTTTCCCCTATATTGCCCATGGTTACCTTGGTAGAGAAATAGTTGAAAAAGAAGGCTATCCAGAACATGCTCTTGTATGTGAAAGGCATACTGGAGTTGGAATAACAAAGGAAGAGATTATAAAAAATAAACTTCCTCTGCCTCCACTCGATATGATGCCTATTACTACGGAACAAAAAATAATAGCTTTTGCGGATAAATTCTTCTCTAAGGAGCCAGATGGTTCAGTAAGAATAAGAACAGTGGAAGAAATCATACAGGATCTTTCAAAATATGGAGAAGAAAAGGTAAATATTTTCAAAAACTGGCTTTTAATTTTTGAAGGGACTGCCTATAAGACAGTCCCTTGA
- the cobU gene encoding bifunctional adenosylcobinamide kinase/adenosylcobinamide-phosphate guanylyltransferase: MIAFIIGGMKSGKSSFALREAEKLPHKNFYFIATARATDSEMEERIENHKKNRDNRWITIEEPIDLSTALKKIPESSIIIIDCLTAWLTNLLIECNPIDEFLESFLCSLKSYKLKKDAHLFIISNETGTGIIPATELGRTFIDLSGQMNQRVMEIADTAYLIIAGQPLKIK, from the coding sequence TATTATTGGTGGCATGAAAAGCGGCAAAAGTAGTTTTGCATTACGAGAGGCTGAAAAACTTCCACATAAAAATTTTTATTTCATCGCAACAGCAAGAGCCACAGACAGTGAAATGGAGGAGCGAATTGAGAATCACAAGAAAAATCGTGATAATAGATGGATTACAATTGAAGAACCTATTGATTTATCTACTGCTTTAAAAAAAATTCCTGAGTCATCCATCATAATAATTGACTGTCTGACAGCGTGGCTGACCAATTTGCTTATTGAATGCAATCCTATCGATGAGTTCCTAGAATCATTTCTCTGTTCATTGAAATCATATAAATTGAAAAAAGATGCTCATTTATTCATTATATCCAATGAAACTGGAACTGGAATAATTCCAGCTACTGAACTTGGACGAACATTTATTGATCTGTCAGGTCAGATGAATCAGAGAGTAATGGAGATTGCAGATACAGCGTATCTAATAATTGCTGGCCAGCCACTTAAAATAAAATGA